Part of the Paenibacillus sp. JNUCC32 genome is shown below.
CGAAGCGGCTTTTGTTGCGCATATGGATATGGGGCAAAGCGGGGGGAATGGATCCCTCATGCGCTGCCTGCCGGCGGCACTGGCCTATAAGGATCCGGCGGACATGGAACGAGTGACGATTCTGCAGTCGAGGATGACGCATTACGATCCAAGGTGCGCCGATGCCTGCCTCATGTACAACCGAATCGCGTGGCGCCTTTTGCAGGGTGAAAACTTAAGGGCTGCCGTCATGGCCGAGGTGGCGGGAAGCGAATACGAACACTTGATTGAAGCCGAGCCCGATTGTCCGGCAAGCGGTTTTGTGGTGCATACCTTCCGCTGGGTACTGCATATTTTGCTCAACACATCAGATTTTGCAGGAGTCGTACAGAAGGCGGCCAATTTAGGGAATGATTCCGATACGATCGGCGCCATCGCCGGCGGGCTGGCGGGTATTTACTACGGGTATGAAGGCATACCAGCCCGATATGCGGAAGCGATTCTCATTAAAGATCGGCTCGACAGGACGGTTTCGCAGCTGTATGAGTTGAAAACATCATCATAAACCGTGCTTTTTATAGTCTCGGATAATGACATCCATCACGTGCTTCCCCCAATTCGAGGCTTCGGAGCCATGCTCGTTCCAAGCGAAGGTGATGAGTGCTTTCCACAAGGCCCATCCTCGTGCGCGATGAACGGTGTTATCATCAAAATTCATGCGGTTTAGGAAAATCCGGCGACTGTCGTCGTCAAAAAAGTTCCATGC
Proteins encoded:
- a CDS encoding ADP-ribosylglycohydrolase family protein, whose amino-acid sequence is MDNKYFDRIKGGLYGVAVGDALGGTTEFMSTREIEAQYGYLTEIIGGGVWNLEPGEVTDDTMMTLCVAAGIIENPAEPMEAIGRFFMEWYQSRPKDIGNIIRHVFQTYEGDWLEAAFVAHMDMGQSGGNGSLMRCLPAALAYKDPADMERVTILQSRMTHYDPRCADACLMYNRIAWRLLQGENLRAAVMAEVAGSEYEHLIEAEPDCPASGFVVHTFRWVLHILLNTSDFAGVVQKAANLGNDSDTIGAIAGGLAGIYYGYEGIPARYAEAILIKDRLDRTVSQLYELKTSS